A single region of the Gossypium arboreum isolate Shixiya-1 chromosome 12, ASM2569848v2, whole genome shotgun sequence genome encodes:
- the LOC108478096 gene encoding uncharacterized protein LOC108478096 has protein sequence MVANHRMARSMNVEIYSQRHETFRVIETISRQPGIPPRSYGVDLRNRRCDCRRFQTLHYPCVHIVAACAKVNLNVEQFVDDVYTLERTLRVWENEFPVLPDMSTWEVPPTTLELVPDKELRKNPRGRPQSSRIRNEMDIGEKFDGKRCGLCRLAGHNRSKCPQRNYHIGQSLRSGRN, from the coding sequence ATGGTTGCAAACCATCGGATGGcgaggtcgatgaatgtagaGATATATTCACAACGCCATGAAACATTTCGTGTTATAGAGACCATCAGTCGTCAACCCGGTATACCACCTAGGTCCTATGGAGTTGATCTTCGTAACAGACGGTGTGATTGCAGGAGGttccaaacacttcattatccatgTGTGCATATCGTGGCAGCGTGTGCTAAGGTGAACCTTAATGTTGAACAATTTGTCGATGATGTGTACACACTCGAGCGCACGTTACGTGTCTGGGAAAATGAGTTCCCCGTCCTGCCTGACATGTCTACGTGGGAGGTGCCTCCGACGACTTTAGAGCTTGTCCCAGACAAAGAGCTACGCAAGAATCCGAGAGGTCGTCCTCAATCATCCAGAATTCGTAATGAGATGGACATTGGGGAGAAATTCGATGGTAAGCGTTGTGGATTATGCAGGTTAGCTGGTCATAATCGGAGTAAATGCCCGCAGCGAAACTATCATATTGGACAATCATTACGATCGGGTAGGAATTGA